The Victivallis sp. Marseille-Q1083 DNA window CCGTTCGCCGGAACGGGTGCGCCGGGCGGTCGAGCTGCCGGTGCTGCCGGTGGAGGCGGTCGGCGAATGGCAGCAGGCGTTCCGGCCGGATATCGCCATTCTGTGCGGCGGTTCGAAGAATGATTTGCCGGAGCAGGGGCCCACGCTGGTCAACTGTGTTTCGACGGTCGACAGTTTCGACAATCACAGTTGCATTCCGCAATACTTCGAGCGGATGGACGCGGCCGGCCGGGCGGCCGGCCAGGTGGCGGTGATCTCCACCGGCTGGGATCCGGGCATCTTTTCGCTGGAACGGGTGTTGGCCAATGCGTTCATCCCCGGTTCCCGCGCCTACGGTTTCTACGGCTTGACCGGGAAGGGCGGTTTGAGTATGGGCCACTCCGATGCGCTGCGGACCATTCCGGGCGTCAGGGACGCCCGGCAATATACCCATGCGGTCGAAAGCGCCGTCGACCGGGTGCGGGCCGGTGAAAATCCGGAATTCGAACCCGGCGACATGCATACCAGGGAGTGCTTTGTCGTGCTCGACGCCGGCGCGGATCCGGCGGCGGTGGAAGCGGCGATCAAGTCGATGCCCGGTTATTTCGCTCCGTATCGGACGACGGTGCACTTCGTCTCTCAAGACGAATTGGATACGCGTTATCGGGGATTTCCGCACGACGGCTGCGTCGTGGCTGCCGGCGTGACCGGCGGCGAACATGCCGCGACGGTCGAATATCGTTGCAAATGGGAAAGCAACCCGGAAGCGACCGCCAACGTACTGGTAGCGCATGCCCGGGCGGCGGTGCGGCTGAAAGCGGAAGGCAAAACCGGCGCCTTTACGATCCTGGATATTCCGCCGGCTTACTTCAGTACCCACAGCCGGGCGGATCTGTTGAAAAAGTTCATGTAAAACAAAAGTGATCAAGTCGGTCCGCCGGAGGGCAGGACTCCGGCCGGCTGCATTCCGGAGGTGGATGATGTTGGGAAAATCGGTATGGACGTCGATGGTATTCGGATTGTCGCTGGCCTTGTCGCCGCTTGGGGCGTTGCAGACCGGCGACGCGGCGGAGACGCTTTCGGTCGACTGGCTGGAGGGACGCAGCGTGCCGCTGCTGCTCAACCGGGCAGACAAGAAGCAGCCGCTGGAAAAGGATCTGCGGGTCATCGTCTTTTTCGGGACCTATACGCCGCTGTCCCAGCAGATGATGCCGACTTTGATGGAGATGCAGAAGCGGTACCGCGACCAGGGGTTGCTGATCGGCGCGGTTTCGCCGGAGCCGGCGGAAAAAGTCGAGCCGTTCCTGAAAGCGTTTCCCAACGTCAATTTCAGTGTCGGCGTCGACCGGGACGGAGAGGGAACCGTCAAATATCTCGGGCCGCGGCCGATTCTGCCGAAGGTTTTCATCGTCGACAACTGCGATGAAATTCTCTGGGACGGTGAAGTCGAAGAGCTGCCCGATGTGCTCGAAAGCATTTTCGATCAGACCTACAGCCGGGACACCCAGAAGAAGATTGCGCCGCTGCTGTTGGAATTGGACCCGGCTTTGCGGACCGGCCGGCTCGGCGAAATCGAAAATCTGACCGACCGCATTTTGAAGGAGGCGCCCGGCAACGGCCAGGCGCTGCGGGCACGGCTGTTCAGTTATGAGAGCAATGGGCAGGTCGAGGCGGGCTGGGAGTTTTTGACGGCGCGGCGGAATGAATTTCCGAAGGAGCGCAAGCTTTATTTCATGCAGTTGGATATGGCGCTGCGTTACCGGCAGTTCTCCGGCGATCTGGTGCCGGTGGTGCGGTCCTTCCTGCTGAATTTTCCGGATCGCAGCGGGGAAATCAATTCGATCGCCTGGACTTTGCTGAACGGCGGCGATTTCAACAGCGACGCGATCAGCGCGGCCAGGCTTTGCATCGAAGCGCTGAAGCCGTTGCTGGACCGGTCCGATATTGACGCTTTGACGGCGACGCGCATTCTGACCAGCCAGGCGTTGTACCAGTACCGGATCGGCAATGTGCCGCTGGCGCTGGAATTGCAGAAACAGGCGGCCGACCGGGGCGTCGATACGTCCGAAGCGGAGGCGGTCAACCGTTTCGCCGCCTTCTATCAGGCGATCGAAGATTTGCGCCAGTAATTGCCGCGGCCGATTTGACCCGGATGATATTGAAACGTATATTACGCGGTTGTATATCATATTTTTAATCACAGCAATCTAAGGTAATAAACGAAGATGTTTGATGCGTTAAGCGATAAACTGCACGATGTGTTCCGGCATTTGCGCGGCCAGGCGAAATTGACCGAAGAGAATATCGCCGAGGCGATGCGCGAAATCCGGCTGGCGCTGCTTGAGGCCGATGTCAATCTCGAGGTCGCCAAGTCGTTCATCGACGCGGTTCGAAGCGATTGCGTCGGCCAGGAGGTCATCCGGAGCGTTACGCCGGGCCAGCAGGTCATCAAGATTGTCAACGACCGGCTGGTCGAACTGCTGGGCACCGAGAGCGCCGGGCTGAATCTGGCGGCCCAGCCGAGCGTGATCATGCTGGTCGGTCTGCACGGCAGCGGCAAGACGACGACGGCGGCCAAGCTGGCCAAACTGCTGACCAGGGAGAAGAAGACGGTGATGCTGGTTGCCGGCGACATTTACCGGCCGGCGGCGGTCGATCAGTTGGAATTCCTCGGCCGGGAGATCGGGGTGCCGGTGTTCACCGACCGCGGCAACATCAATGTCGCCAGCATCGCGGTAAAGGCGATCAACGAAGCGAAATTCCGCCATATCGATGTGGTGATTCTGGATACCGCCGGCCGGCTGCAGATCGATGAGGCGATGGTGCAGGAGCTGGTGCGGGTGCGCCAGGCGATCCGGGCCGACGAAACGCTGCTGGTGGCCGACGCCGCTCTCGGCCAGGAGGCGGTCGCCGTCGCCGACACCTTCCACAAGGCGTTGGATTTGACCGGTTTCATCCTGACCAAACTTGACGGCGACGCCCGCGGCGGCGCGGCGTTGTCGATCCGTAAAGTGACCAATTGTCCGGTCAAATTCATCGGCGTCGGTGAAAAACTCGACGACCTGGAACCGTTCCATCCCGAACGGATGGCCTCGCGGATTCTCGGCATGGGCGACGTGGTGTCCCTGGTGGAGCGGGCGGCGGCTGAAATCGACGAGGAAGAGGCGCGCAAGCTCCAGGAAAAGCTGAAGAAGAACAAGTTCGACTTTGAGGATTTTCTGGCCCAGCTGCGCCAGATTTCCAAGATGGGCGGCATCGAGTCGATCGCCAAATTTCTGCCGGGCGGCCGCCAGTTGACCGCGGCGATGGAAGGATTCGACCCGAAATATTTTTCCCGGCTGGAGGCGATCATCCTGTCGATGACCCGGGCGGAGCGTTCCGATCCGGATTTGATCGATTTTTCGCGCCGGAAACGGATTGCCGCCGGCAGCGGCACTTCGCTGGAGCAGGTCAGCGGCCTGATCAAGCAGGTGACGCAGATGCGCAAGATGTTGCGCAAAAACGGCATGCTGGGACGGTTGTTCTCCGGCGGCAGCGGCACCGAGCTGTCGATGGCCAGTGCGGCGTCCGGTCCGAGCCTCGGCGGTTTCGCGGTGACGACCGCCAACCGGAAAGAGGCGGAGAAGCGGAAACGGCTGGCGAAAATGCAGAAGAAAGAGCGCGCCAAACAGCGCAAGAAGAAAAAATAAACTTTTGGAAGAGACCTTATGTTGACATTGCTGATTGCCGTCGTCGTCGCGTTGCTTTTCGGTTACGGCGCGACGATGGCTTGGAATATCTGGTGGGGGGTGGCCTGTGCTCTGGTCGGCTTTGCTGCGGCACAGCTTTCGATCGGGTTCTGGATCCGGAAAAAGATCAATTTGATCAATACCGAATTGCAGAATATCATGACGGAAGCCCAGAACCAGATCAACCGGCGGATTCAGAATTTTCAGCGTCGTCCGGTCGGCAGTCCCAAAGCCGCCCAGGAACTGCTGGAAAAAGAACAGAATAAGTCGATTGAAAAGGCGTTGGAAGCGACGAAGAAATTCGAACGCTTTTATAAGTGGAATTTGCTGCTGTCCCGCCAGACCAATACGATGCGGATGATGTTTTACTACCGGCTCAGGGAGTTCGGCAAAGTGGACGAGCTGTTGAAGAAATGCTTTTTCATGGACCCGCAGTCGGTGGCGATGGCGCTGGCCAGAAAGTATCACCGGCACGATGAAAAGATCGACCGCTTCTTCAAGCGCCGGATCAAGCGGTTCAAAGGGGATGACTGCGCACTGCTGTACGCGGTTTACGGCTGGATTCTGGTCAAGCAGGATAAAGTCGACGAGGCGATCAAGCTGCTGACTGCGGCCAAGTCCAAGACCGATCATCCGGTGATCATCGACAATCTGGATCGTCTTTTGAACGGCAAGCCGAAACATTATTCCAATGCGGTACTCGGCGATCCGTGGTACGGACTCTATCTGGAGGAGCCGAAGATCAGGCAGACCCGCCAGGAACGGATGTTCTGATGAATCTGCTGTTCATCGGGGATGTCGTCGGCAAGGGCGGCCGGGAGGCGGTGCGGATGCTGGTGCCGGAGTTGCGCCGGGAATTCAATGTTTCGTTCGTCATTGTCAATGCTGAAAACAGTGCGGCCGGTTCCGGCCTGACCGCCGGCTGCCTCCGGGATCTCGGCGCGGCGGCGGATGTCTATACCGCCGGCGACCATGTCTGGGATCAGAAGATGTTCGAGCAGGAGATCGTCCATTGCGACAACGTGCTGCGGCCGGCCAATTTAAGTAAATTGCAGCCGGGGCGCGGCTTCGGCGTTTTCCGCAATCCGCTCGGCGGCAGCGTGGCGGTCATCGTGTTGCAGGGGAAGGGTTTCATGCGGGAATCGGCTTACTGTCCGTTTGAAACGGTGGAAAATATCCTCCGGGAATTGCCGGCGCCGGTCAAGACGATCATCGTCGATTTCCATGCGGAGGCGACCAGCGAAAAGATCGCGATGGGCTATTTCCTCGACGGCAAAGTGACGGCGGTGTTCGGAACCCACACCCATGTGCCGACGGCGGACGCCCGGGTACTGCCCGGCGGCACTGCCTATCTGACCGATGTCGGCATGGTCGGCGGCGTCGAGTCGGTGCTCGGCCGTGAAGTCGGGCCGGTGCTGCAGAAATTTCGCACCGGCATGCCGGGACGGCTGCCGGTGGTGGAGGAAAATATCCGCCTCGACGGCGTGATCGTCAGTTATGACCAGCATACCGGCCGGGCGACGGCCGTGAAGAATTTTTCGAGAATCTGGAATTCTGCCGAAAGGAACGGGTGATGAGTGAAATGAAGTTGCCGGAGATTGATTTTCAAAGGGTTGACCAATTGATTGAGTCGGCATTGGCCGAGGATCTCGGCGAACGCGGCGATACGACGACGCTGGCGGTGATTCCGCCGGAATTGATGGCGACAGCGGTCCTGTTGGCCAAGGAGGATCTGGTGTGCGCCGGATTGCCGGTGGCGGAACGGGTGTTCCGCCGGCTGGACGGGCATTGCCGGTTCGAGGCGCTGGTCAAAGAGGGGGAATTTTGTCCGAAAGGGACGTTGCTGGCGCGGATTGCCGGCCGGGCGCAGGCGCTGCTGACGGCGGAGCGGACCGCGTTGAATTTCCTGCAGCGGCTTTGCGGCGTGGCGACATGCGCCAGGCGCTATGCCGATGCGTTGCGCGGTAGCGGAACCCAAGTCCTCGATACCCGCAAAACGACGCCGGGATACCGCAACCTGGAAAAATATGCGGTGGCGGCCGGCGGCGCCGCCAATCATCGCATCGGCCTGTTCGACCGGGTGATGATCAAGGACAACCACCGGGAATTGGCCGGGCTGGAAGGCGCCGGCGGCATCGGCCGGTCGGTAGCCCGGGCCCGGCGGATGTTTCCGGACCTTGAGGTCCAGGTGGAAGCGGACAGCCTGAACGAAGTGCGGGAGGCGCTGGAGGCCGGGGCGGATTACATTCTGCTGGACAACATGTCCAACGAAATGATGGCCGAAGCGGTGAAGATGACCGCCGGCCGGGCGAAACTGGAAGCCAGCGGCGGAATTACGCTGGAACGGTTGCCGTCGATCGGCAAGCTGGGAGTCGATTTCGTTTCGGCCGGCGCGCTGACCCATTCGGTGAAATCGGCGGACATTTCGATGGATATCGAAGCGGAGAAATAACGAAAAGTGATTGCCAAACTTTATGGAATTCTCGACGAAAGCAATTTCACCAGTTGCATCGTCAATGTGCAGGGGGTCGGCTATCTGCTGTCCATACCCTTGAGCACTTTCGACCGTTTGCCGCTGCCGGGAGAAGCGGTGACGCTGCTGGTCTGCACCCAGGTGCGCGAGGATGCCATCACGCTGTTCGGGTTTGCGACGCCGGAGGAAAAGGCGTTGTTCGAACTGCTCATCACGGTCAGCGGCATCGGCGGCAAATTGGCGCTGAGTGTGCTCAGCAGCATGCCGGTCGGTAATTTCTGCTCCGCCATCGGCAGCGGCGACGTCAAAAGCCTGAGCCGGATCAGCGGCGTCGGCAAACGGACGGCGGAACGGTTGATCGTCGATTTGCGCGATAAAGTGACGACGCTGGGAACGGTGACCGCCGCTTCCGGCGCCACTGCCGCCGGCAAATTGCCGCCGGAAGCGGCCGCCGCGGTAGGCGATGCCGGAATGGCGCTGGAGCAGCTCGGCTTCAAGCGCGACCACGTCAACCAGGTGCTGCAGGAACTGGCGGAAAGCCTGCCGGCGGAAGAACTTACCAGTGAAAATCTGTTGCGCCGGGCGTTACTGGCGTTGAACCGAGTTTGATGCCGGGATAAAAAAAGACCTTCTTCCCCGTTGGGAACAGGGAAGAAGGCAGGCAAAAAGGGAAAGAAATAAAGATTCACATACCCTTTTAGACTGCCTGCGCGATGCTTTGTTCGATATCCTTTCCATTTTTTTGAAAAAAACTTTCCCGCCTTTTTCAAATTTCTTTCCCTGAAAATTGCTTTGCCGCGTTTCGTTTGCCGGGGTAGCGGAGAGCGCCTGATGAAAACAGCCGGTTCGCCTGAACAATACGGTTTCCACGTAAAATTATTTGAGGCGGCGGGAGGATGGGGCGAAAAAACGGGAAGGCTCCCTTTGGAAGAAAAGAGCGCCTTCCCGTTTCTTTAGAGACAGAATCGACAGGTTATTTGGAAATATCGATCACTTTGCCGTTGACCATGACAACTTCCGGCTGGAAATCATCATCCAGGATCAGGATATCGGCGAAATAGCCCGGCTCGAGTTTGCCGAGTTTCTCCAGGCCGAGCGCCTGCGCCTGGTTGTAAGAAGTGGTTTTGATCAGCTCCTTGAGTTCCAGGCCGGTTTCCTCATAGACGTTGCGCAGTGCGTTGCAGATCAGCAGCGTGCTGCCGGCCAGCGCACCGTTGGATTTCAAACGGGCGGCACCGTCGCTGACGATGACCGGCAGGCCGCCGAGCGTGTATTCGCCGTTCGGCATGCCGGCGGCACGCATCGCATCGGAAATCAACTGGATCTTATCGACGCTCTTGAAGCTGAAGACGAAACGGATCATGTCCGGACAGATGTGCAGTTTGTCGCAGATGAATTCGATAAAGACGTCTTCGCACATGAAGCCGGCGCCGACCAGGCCGATGTCGCGGTGATGCAGCGGCGTCATCTGGTTGCAGAAGTGGCTCAGGTTGCGCAAGCCGCGCTGGTTGCCTTCCATGAATTGGGCGAACGTCGCCGCGCTGTGAACGCAGGACGGCGTGATGCCGGCGGCGGTGAGGTCGGCGGCGAATTGCGGTCCGCCTTCGGATTCGATCGCATAGGAGACTTTCAGCACCGGAAAGATCGCGTTGAGGCGCTTGACCTCCTCGATGTCCGGCTTGCGGACGAAATCCGGATTCTGGGCGCCGAGACATTTGGCGTTGATGAACGGGCCTTCCAGGTGGACGCCCGGCACTTTACAGCCCGGCTTGCCGGATTTGACGTAATTGGCGGCGGTCCGCAGCGAGGCTGCCAACTGCTCTTCCCCGAGCGTCAGCGTGGTCGGCAGCAGCGTGGTGACGCCTTCCTTGAGTTTGCTGAACGCGATGGCCGCCATGCCTTCATCGGAAGCGTCGCAGAAGTCATAACCGCTTTTGCCGTGGCAATGGACGTCGATGAAACCCGGCACCACCATCCGGCCGCCGGCATCGATCGTCCGGTCGGCGGCCGGCAGTGCGTCGTCGTCGACATAGATTTTGGCGATCTTGTCGCCGTCGACCAGCAGCGCGGCATCCAGCACGTCGTAATCCGGCGAGATCAGGTGGCAATTTTTCAATAAAGTACGCATAAAAAAGTCCTCCTCTTTGGGGCAGAGGCGCCGTTTCGGTCGGATGGAGCGGAACGGCGCGGTTGAATGTGGTCCTTACTTTTTCAATTCCGGCAAGCTGGCGGCGATGACCGCCTGGCCGTGACGTTTGAATTTCTCGTCCGGCGTCCGGAAGGTGATCTGGGCCGCCAGGGCCGGAAATTCCGCTTTCAATACTTTTTCCGCTTCCCGGAGGATGATTTCACCGCCTTCGCCGGAAGTGACCCGGCCGAGGATCAGCAAGTTGCGGATTTCATAGAATTCGGCATAATGCGCGATGGCGTAACCGAAGCAACAGCCGATCGTCCGGTAGATTTTGGCGGCGCGCTCGTCCTTGGCGGCCATCGCTTCCTGGACTTTGACCAGGCGTTCCGGAAACGGCATCTCCTTCGGGAAGTCGAAACCGGCGGCCGGAGCCAGCCGGGCGACGCCCTGCTGCGAGAAGTACTGGACGCCGCAGCCGAGGTCGCCGGACCATTCGTCGGCCGGCGCGTTGTCGCGGTAATCGATCGGCGCGAAGGCCAGTTCGTTGAGCCAGTCGGTGATGTTGCCGTCGAGGTTGACGTAGCCGACCGCCTGGCTGGTGCCCATCGACAGACCCAGCACGCCGGCAGCTTCCATCGACATCGCACCGGCCAGCGCGGTCACTTCGCCGTCGTTGGCGACGACCAGCGGCACGTTGAACTCTTTCTGGATGTCATCGAAAATCGGCACGACGTATTTTTTGAAGTCTTCTTCGCTGACGCCGCGGAACAGGCTGGCCAGCCGCGGCTGGTTGTTGACGTAGACGCCGGCGGCGCTGCCGCCGATGGCATCGACGCGCGGCATCTTTTCGGCGGCGCGTTTCAGCGAGTCGCGAATGCCGGCCTTGTGGTACTCCGGATCTTTCTGGAAGTAGGGATCCCACGGCACTTCCTCGGTGAATACCACTTTGCCGTCGACGACCGCGGCGCATTTGCGGTCGGAGCCGCCGAGGTCGAAACCGATGCGGCAGCCGTCGAGGTGGCCGCCGAGCTTGACCTGGATTTCATGGGACCGGGGCGCTTCCGCCAGCGGACAGTTGACGATGGCGAACGGCCGGCCGTAGATTTTTTCGCCCATGATCTTATAATCGAATTCGCGGGCGCCGCCCGGGCAGTAGATTTTGCGCAGGTCGTCGGCCAGCGCGTCGCAGCCGGCGATGGTCACCTGGTAGCCGCCCTTCATCCACAGCAGATATTTGATCAGGCGTTCGACATATTTGATATTCAACGCGGCATAATCGCCTTCGTGGGGGAAGATCGCCGTCGAAAGCGTCGAAACCGTACCGTTGGAACGGGTGAGGGCGACGACGATGTCAACCCCTTTGCCGGACGCGGCGACTTCGGCGCGATAGGCCCGGTTCCAGAGGATGGCCGGAATGAATTCCGGGTCGAGTTCGGGACGAACTTTCGGGGAAACCGTAAGTTTCATCGATAACAACCTTTCGTTTTGTGTATGGTTTGAAAAAAATAAATACAATGACAATTAAATATAGCCAATTCCGATGAAAAGACAAACTTTGCGAAAACATTTACGCAAAAAAAAGCGATTTTTTTGTTGAAAACTCTGAAAAGCATGGTAAAATAAACCTGCGTAAACGATTACATTCAACGGCAACGGATAGAAAGCCTTCATGACGGAAAAACGCAATCTGACCATCAAGGAATTTGCCCGGCTGCTCGGCGTCTCGACCGCGACGGTGTCGCGCGCCTTCAGCGACAAGGGGCGGATCAGCGGCAAGACCCGTCAGCGGATTGTCGCCGAAGCGGAACGGCTCGGTTATCATGCCAATGTCCATGCCCGCAGCTTGTCGCGCAATGAAAGCGGCGGCATCATGCTGTTCTATCCGACCGTCAACGTCGATGAGCCGGACTATTTCATCAACGAGATCATGACCGGGCTGAACAGCGCGCTGCACCGGCTCGGCCAGCCGCTGCAGATCAATCCGTACGCGGCGGACAGCGATGCCGAATTCGAAAGTTGCCGGCGGCGGATTCTCGACGGCAGTACCGGCGGCGTCATCGTCGTCGCCGGCGACCGCCGGGCGGCGGAACTGGCCCAGCTGGCCCGGCGGCGCGGGCTGGCCTATGTGGTCGTCGGCCATATGAAGGGGATGGAGAGCAACACAGTCTGGTTCGACAACGAATACGGCGCCTTTCTGGCCGGCAAGTATTTCCGCGACATCAACCGGCGCCATCCGGCGTTTATCGGCGGCGTGCTGGACAAGCGCAAGCGCCGCGGCTTCATGCGCGGGCTGGGTTTGTCCGGCGAAGAGGTGATTTTCGTGCCGGGCGGTTCCGGCTTCCGCAAAGGGGCGCAGGCGCTGGAGTGGCTGTTGAGCGCGCATCCGGACGTGGATTGCGTGCTGTGCGCCAATGACGTGTTGGCGATCGGGCTGATCAAGGCGGCGCTGCAGCGGCAGATCGCCATCCCGCAGCGGCTGTCGGTCATCGGTTTCGACGACCTGCGTTTTTCCCGGCAGTTCACGCCGGCGTTGTCGAGCGTTTCGCTGAATTTGTTTGAAATCGGCACGGCGGCGGTGGCGATGCTGTCGCGGCAGTTGCAGGAGGGGAAGAATACGC harbors:
- a CDS encoding TIGR00282 family metallophosphoesterase, which codes for MNLLFIGDVVGKGGREAVRMLVPELRREFNVSFVIVNAENSAAGSGLTAGCLRDLGAAADVYTAGDHVWDQKMFEQEIVHCDNVLRPANLSKLQPGRGFGVFRNPLGGSVAVIVLQGKGFMRESAYCPFETVENILRELPAPVKTIIVDFHAEATSEKIAMGYFLDGKVTAVFGTHTHVPTADARVLPGGTAYLTDVGMVGGVESVLGREVGPVLQKFRTGMPGRLPVVEENIRLDGVIVSYDQHTGRATAVKNFSRIWNSAERNG
- a CDS encoding LacI family DNA-binding transcriptional regulator, whose product is MTEKRNLTIKEFARLLGVSTATVSRAFSDKGRISGKTRQRIVAEAERLGYHANVHARSLSRNESGGIMLFYPTVNVDEPDYFINEIMTGLNSALHRLGQPLQINPYAADSDAEFESCRRRILDGSTGGVIVVAGDRRAAELAQLARRRGLAYVVVGHMKGMESNTVWFDNEYGAFLAGKYFRDINRRHPAFIGGVLDKRKRRGFMRGLGLSGEEVIFVPGGSGFRKGAQALEWLLSAHPDVDCVLCANDVLAIGLIKAALQRQIAIPQRLSVIGFDDLRFSRQFTPALSSVSLNLFEIGTAAVAMLSRQLQEGKNTLPSEIIECDLVLRESS
- the ffh gene encoding signal recognition particle protein; the protein is MFDALSDKLHDVFRHLRGQAKLTEENIAEAMREIRLALLEADVNLEVAKSFIDAVRSDCVGQEVIRSVTPGQQVIKIVNDRLVELLGTESAGLNLAAQPSVIMLVGLHGSGKTTTAAKLAKLLTREKKTVMLVAGDIYRPAAVDQLEFLGREIGVPVFTDRGNINVASIAVKAINEAKFRHIDVVILDTAGRLQIDEAMVQELVRVRQAIRADETLLVADAALGQEAVAVADTFHKALDLTGFILTKLDGDARGGAALSIRKVTNCPVKFIGVGEKLDDLEPFHPERMASRILGMGDVVSLVERAAAEIDEEEARKLQEKLKKNKFDFEDFLAQLRQISKMGGIESIAKFLPGGRQLTAAMEGFDPKYFSRLEAIILSMTRAERSDPDLIDFSRRKRIAAGSGTSLEQVSGLIKQVTQMRKMLRKNGMLGRLFSGGSGTELSMASAASGPSLGGFAVTTANRKEAEKRKRLAKMQKKERAKQRKKKK
- the nadC gene encoding carboxylating nicotinate-nucleotide diphosphorylase; protein product: MSEMKLPEIDFQRVDQLIESALAEDLGERGDTTTLAVIPPELMATAVLLAKEDLVCAGLPVAERVFRRLDGHCRFEALVKEGEFCPKGTLLARIAGRAQALLTAERTALNFLQRLCGVATCARRYADALRGSGTQVLDTRKTTPGYRNLEKYAVAAGGAANHRIGLFDRVMIKDNHRELAGLEGAGGIGRSVARARRMFPDLEVQVEADSLNEVREALEAGADYILLDNMSNEMMAEAVKMTAGRAKLEASGGITLERLPSIGKLGVDFVSAGALTHSVKSADISMDIEAEK
- a CDS encoding diaminopimelate dehydrogenase codes for the protein MKKIRVMVVGYGNVGRGVIKALAANEDMELAGIVSRSPERVRRAVELPVLPVEAVGEWQQAFRPDIAILCGGSKNDLPEQGPTLVNCVSTVDSFDNHSCIPQYFERMDAAGRAAGQVAVISTGWDPGIFSLERVLANAFIPGSRAYGFYGLTGKGGLSMGHSDALRTIPGVRDARQYTHAVESAVDRVRAGENPEFEPGDMHTRECFVVLDAGADPAAVEAAIKSMPGYFAPYRTTVHFVSQDELDTRYRGFPHDGCVVAAGVTGGEHAATVEYRCKWESNPEATANVLVAHARAAVRLKAEGKTGAFTILDIPPAYFSTHSRADLLKKFM
- a CDS encoding ROK family protein, yielding MKLTVSPKVRPELDPEFIPAILWNRAYRAEVAASGKGVDIVVALTRSNGTVSTLSTAIFPHEGDYAALNIKYVERLIKYLLWMKGGYQVTIAGCDALADDLRKIYCPGGAREFDYKIMGEKIYGRPFAIVNCPLAEAPRSHEIQVKLGGHLDGCRIGFDLGGSDRKCAAVVDGKVVFTEEVPWDPYFQKDPEYHKAGIRDSLKRAAEKMPRVDAIGGSAAGVYVNNQPRLASLFRGVSEEDFKKYVVPIFDDIQKEFNVPLVVANDGEVTALAGAMSMEAAGVLGLSMGTSQAVGYVNLDGNITDWLNELAFAPIDYRDNAPADEWSGDLGCGVQYFSQQGVARLAPAAGFDFPKEMPFPERLVKVQEAMAAKDERAAKIYRTIGCCFGYAIAHYAEFYEIRNLLILGRVTSGEGGEIILREAEKVLKAEFPALAAQITFRTPDEKFKRHGQAVIAASLPELKK
- the nagA gene encoding N-acetylglucosamine-6-phosphate deacetylase, coding for MRTLLKNCHLISPDYDVLDAALLVDGDKIAKIYVDDDALPAADRTIDAGGRMVVPGFIDVHCHGKSGYDFCDASDEGMAAIAFSKLKEGVTTLLPTTLTLGEEQLAASLRTAANYVKSGKPGCKVPGVHLEGPFINAKCLGAQNPDFVRKPDIEEVKRLNAIFPVLKVSYAIESEGGPQFAADLTAAGITPSCVHSAATFAQFMEGNQRGLRNLSHFCNQMTPLHHRDIGLVGAGFMCEDVFIEFICDKLHICPDMIRFVFSFKSVDKIQLISDAMRAAGMPNGEYTLGGLPVIVSDGAARLKSNGALAGSTLLICNALRNVYEETGLELKELIKTTSYNQAQALGLEKLGKLEPGYFADILILDDDFQPEVVMVNGKVIDISK
- a CDS encoding redoxin domain-containing protein — protein: MMLGKSVWTSMVFGLSLALSPLGALQTGDAAETLSVDWLEGRSVPLLLNRADKKQPLEKDLRVIVFFGTYTPLSQQMMPTLMEMQKRYRDQGLLIGAVSPEPAEKVEPFLKAFPNVNFSVGVDRDGEGTVKYLGPRPILPKVFIVDNCDEILWDGEVEELPDVLESIFDQTYSRDTQKKIAPLLLELDPALRTGRLGEIENLTDRILKEAPGNGQALRARLFSYESNGQVEAGWEFLTARRNEFPKERKLYFMQLDMALRYRQFSGDLVPVVRSFLLNFPDRSGEINSIAWTLLNGGDFNSDAISAARLCIEALKPLLDRSDIDALTATRILTSQALYQYRIGNVPLALELQKQAADRGVDTSEAEAVNRFAAFYQAIEDLRQ
- the ruvA gene encoding Holliday junction branch migration protein RuvA, translated to MIAKLYGILDESNFTSCIVNVQGVGYLLSIPLSTFDRLPLPGEAVTLLVCTQVREDAITLFGFATPEEKALFELLITVSGIGGKLALSVLSSMPVGNFCSAIGSGDVKSLSRISGVGKRTAERLIVDLRDKVTTLGTVTAASGATAAGKLPPEAAAAVGDAGMALEQLGFKRDHVNQVLQELAESLPAEELTSENLLRRALLALNRV